In Hymenobacter gelipurpurascens, one DNA window encodes the following:
- a CDS encoding nuclease A inhibitor family protein translates to MPSIFSRIVSGELPAFKVAEDEHHLAFLDITPLVEGHTLVIPRKEVDYIFDLPPAELAALHQFAQRVAKGVKAAVTCKRIGVAVIGLEVPHAHIHLIPMNNVSDMNFANPKIKVAETRMKELAAAISAQVPGGTAAPEVKPLESKGSRETQPTNEPTAAATAGPGQNAVLGQLQQLTKDLFYMSESDAPLEPVQFAAPGGSLTDEALAKLAGAPADRKVEKQELTYFLRNHTADNGVLGNPTLANRFKALQMFLKQELQDVQVYRFGSGPQVPVLALGKTDDGQLAGFKTVLTET, encoded by the coding sequence ATGCCATCTATCTTCTCCCGCATCGTTTCCGGCGAGCTGCCCGCCTTTAAAGTGGCGGAAGACGAGCACCATTTGGCTTTTCTCGACATCACGCCGCTGGTAGAAGGCCACACGCTAGTGATTCCGAGGAAGGAAGTTGACTACATTTTTGATTTGCCCCCGGCGGAGCTGGCCGCCCTGCACCAGTTTGCCCAGCGCGTAGCCAAGGGCGTGAAAGCGGCCGTAACGTGCAAGCGCATTGGAGTGGCCGTGATAGGCCTAGAGGTGCCGCACGCGCATATTCATCTTATTCCGATGAATAATGTCTCAGACATGAACTTCGCCAACCCCAAGATTAAAGTAGCCGAAACGCGCATGAAGGAACTAGCCGCTGCCATTAGCGCCCAGGTGCCCGGCGGTACTGCTGCTCCCGAGGTGAAACCACTGGAAAGCAAAGGCAGCCGCGAAACTCAGCCTACCAACGAGCCTACAGCCGCTGCAACTGCTGGGCCGGGCCAGAACGCCGTGCTAGGCCAGTTACAGCAGCTCACGAAGGACCTGTTTTACATGAGCGAATCGGATGCGCCGCTGGAGCCGGTGCAGTTTGCGGCGCCCGGCGGCTCACTCACCGATGAGGCTCTGGCGAAGCTGGCCGGTGCCCCCGCCGACAGGAAAGTAGAAAAGCAGGAGCTGACCTACTTCCTGCGCAACCATACCGCCGATAACGGCGTGCTCGGCAACCCGACCTTAGCCAACCGCTTCAAAGCCCTCCAGATGTTTTTGAAGCAGGAGCTGCAGGATGTGCAGGTGTACCGCTTTGGCAGCGGCCCACAAGTGCCGGTGCTGGCCCTCGGCAAAACCGACGATGGTCAACTGGCCGGCTTCAAGACCGTGCTGACGGAAACCTAG
- the uraH gene encoding hydroxyisourate hydrolase, whose protein sequence is MSQLTTHILDTTLGKPAAGITITLYAQQGETWQALAYGQTNQDGRVADLLPNDETLPVGTYKMKFLTQEYFDQQGVTTFYPFVEIIFAVTSTEHYHVPLLLNPFGYSTYRGS, encoded by the coding sequence ATGAGTCAGCTTACTACCCATATTCTGGATACTACATTGGGCAAGCCGGCTGCTGGCATCACCATCACACTGTATGCGCAGCAAGGCGAAACCTGGCAGGCACTGGCCTACGGACAAACCAACCAGGACGGACGCGTTGCGGACTTACTGCCCAACGACGAAACGCTACCCGTAGGCACGTATAAGATGAAGTTCCTGACGCAGGAATATTTCGATCAGCAGGGCGTGACCACGTTTTACCCCTTCGTGGAAATCATATTTGCTGTTACTTCTACTGAGCATTACCACGTGCCGCTGCTGCTGAATCCGTTCGGCTACTCCACCTACCGCGGCTCTTAA
- the uraD gene encoding 2-oxo-4-hydroxy-4-carboxy-5-ureidoimidazoline decarboxylase yields MTLSELNHLSRTGLADALRKCCGSSAWVEAMRSIFPVADVETLLQKATTIWHGLSEADWREAFTHHPKIGDIKSLKEKFASTSTWAAGEQGAVKQAPQQVLEELAAGNEAYEQKFGYIFIVCATGKSAEKMLALLQARLPNPPQEEILLAAAEQDKITRIRLEKLLAA; encoded by the coding sequence ATGACCTTATCTGAGCTCAATCACCTCTCCCGGACTGGCCTAGCCGATGCCTTACGCAAGTGCTGCGGCTCATCGGCTTGGGTAGAAGCCATGCGCAGCATTTTTCCGGTGGCTGATGTGGAAACGCTGCTGCAAAAAGCCACTACCATCTGGCACGGCCTTTCCGAAGCCGACTGGCGCGAGGCTTTCACACATCATCCTAAAATCGGTGATATCAAATCTCTGAAGGAGAAGTTTGCCAGCACCAGCACCTGGGCCGCCGGTGAGCAAGGCGCTGTGAAACAGGCGCCTCAACAGGTTCTGGAAGAGCTGGCTGCTGGCAATGAGGCCTACGAGCAGAAATTCGGCTACATCTTCATTGTGTGCGCCACTGGCAAATCGGCCGAGAAAATGCTGGCGCTGCTGCAGGCCCGCTTGCCAAACCCGCCACAGGAAGAAATCTTACTAGCCGCGGCGGAGCAAGACAAAATCACTCGTATTCGCCTGGAAAAGCTTTTAGCCGCATGA
- the allB gene encoding allantoinase AllB: MLDLAIKSENIITGEISRNGLVLLQAGCIVDVVAADVSVDCLVIDVQDRAVLPGVIDPHVHINEPGRTEWEGFNTATRAALSGGLTTLVDMPLNSSPVTTTVANFEQKLRATEGQLHTNCGFWGGIVPGNLSEVEGLIARGVLGFKAFLTHSGIDDFPNATEADLRQIMPILALHGLPLLVHCELSQENDTWKQHDKHSYQNYLASRPKSWEDEAIALMIRLCEETGCRTHIVHLSSADSLPQITAAKQRGLPLTVETGQHYLYFSAEDIADGQTQFKCAPPIRERANQEQLWEALQTGIIDFVATDHSPAPPRLKQIETGDFTTAWGGIASLQLALPVLWTAAHRRGASLPDLVRWLSTNPAKLIGLGHRKGKIEKGYDADLLVLDAENTFRVTESGLHHRHKVSPYVGLELRGVVEQTYLTGQLVYQRPDFLQFNQGKLLTR, from the coding sequence ATGCTCGATTTAGCGATAAAAAGTGAAAATATCATAACCGGAGAAATCAGCCGCAACGGGCTGGTTTTGCTACAGGCTGGGTGCATCGTGGATGTAGTAGCCGCCGATGTTTCCGTGGATTGTCTGGTGATAGATGTGCAGGACCGCGCAGTGCTGCCCGGCGTTATCGACCCGCACGTGCACATCAACGAGCCCGGCCGCACCGAGTGGGAAGGCTTCAATACGGCCACGCGCGCGGCGCTTTCGGGTGGCCTCACCACCCTGGTAGATATGCCCCTGAACTCCTCTCCCGTCACAACAACAGTGGCGAATTTCGAGCAGAAGCTCCGGGCCACCGAAGGACAGCTGCACACGAATTGCGGCTTCTGGGGCGGCATCGTGCCGGGCAACTTAAGCGAAGTAGAAGGACTGATTGCCCGCGGCGTGCTGGGCTTCAAAGCCTTCCTGACCCACTCCGGCATTGATGATTTTCCGAATGCCACGGAAGCCGATTTACGCCAGATAATGCCCATTCTGGCCCTACACGGCCTACCTCTGCTGGTGCATTGCGAGCTTTCACAGGAAAACGACACCTGGAAGCAGCACGACAAACACTCCTACCAAAACTACCTGGCCTCTCGCCCCAAAAGCTGGGAAGATGAAGCCATTGCCCTCATGATTCGGTTGTGCGAGGAAACCGGCTGCCGCACGCACATCGTGCATTTGTCATCTGCTGACTCTCTGCCGCAGATTACGGCGGCTAAGCAGCGCGGCCTACCTCTTACGGTAGAAACCGGGCAGCACTATCTGTATTTCTCAGCCGAAGACATTGCTGATGGCCAAACCCAGTTCAAATGCGCGCCACCTATTCGGGAGCGGGCCAACCAGGAACAGCTTTGGGAGGCGCTACAAACCGGCATCATCGACTTTGTAGCTACCGACCATTCTCCTGCCCCGCCCCGCCTCAAGCAAATAGAAACCGGCGACTTCACCACTGCCTGGGGCGGCATTGCCTCGCTGCAACTAGCCCTGCCCGTTCTCTGGACCGCCGCCCACCGGCGCGGCGCCTCCCTGCCCGACCTCGTGCGCTGGCTGAGCACCAACCCGGCCAAGCTGATAGGCCTAGGCCACCGCAAAGGCAAAATCGAGAAAGGCTATGATGCCGATTTGCTGGTGCTGGATGCCGAAAACACGTTTCGGGTGACGGAGAGTGGCCTACACCACCGCCACAAGGTGTCGCCGTACGTGGGGCTGGAGCTGCGCGGTGTGGTGGAGCAGACGTATCTGACGGGCCAGCTCGTGTACCAGCGCCCCGATTTTCTGCAGTTCAATCAAGGCAAACTTTTAACCCGCTAA
- the greA gene encoding transcription elongation factor GreA: MSTINYYTPEGLQKLKDELQDLKIRGRAKAAEDLREARDKGDLSENAEYDAAKEAQGLLELKISKLEEIVGNARVLDETNLDLTKVLIMSKVKLKNLKNNMILDYTLVAEEEANLAAGKISVKSPIGKGLLGLSAGDTAEITVPAGKLQFEILEISR, encoded by the coding sequence ATGTCTACTATCAACTACTACACTCCGGAAGGTCTTCAGAAGCTGAAGGATGAGCTGCAGGACCTCAAAATCCGCGGCCGCGCCAAGGCTGCCGAGGATCTGCGCGAAGCCCGCGATAAAGGCGACCTGAGCGAAAATGCGGAGTACGACGCGGCCAAGGAAGCCCAGGGGTTGCTCGAACTCAAGATTTCTAAACTGGAAGAAATCGTGGGGAATGCCCGCGTGCTCGACGAGACGAACCTAGACCTCACCAAGGTGCTCATTATGAGCAAGGTGAAGTTGAAAAACCTAAAGAATAATATGATCCTCGACTACACCCTGGTGGCAGAAGAGGAAGCCAATCTGGCCGCCGGCAAAATCTCGGTGAAGTCGCCGATTGGCAAGGGTCTGTTGGGCTTATCGGCCGGCGACACCGCCGAAATTACCGTTCCGGCCGGCAAGCTGCAGTTCGAAATCCTGGAAATCAGCCGGTAG
- the pucL gene encoding factor-independent urate hydroxylase, with product MKLGINTYGKNAINLSKIIRHADHHEFRQISVSVQLTGDFDAVHTHGDNSTVLPTDTQKNTVYALAKEHFTGTIEEFGLHLAHFFVTRNPQISQARISIEEHSWQRMQFDGQAHTHAFTGGSTEKRTTVVTQNAEGPVVLSGLKDLLLLKTTDSGFENFIQDEYTVLKETADRILATQCEATWEYTATALDFEALFQQIRTSLLRTFSEHKSLSVQHTLYSIGEKILQEQEVVKEVSLIMPNKHHIPFNLEQFGLENKNEIFVATDAPFGYITGTVVRD from the coding sequence ATGAAATTAGGAATCAATACATACGGCAAAAATGCGATCAATCTATCCAAAATCATCCGGCACGCCGACCACCACGAGTTCCGGCAGATATCCGTGAGCGTGCAGCTCACCGGCGACTTCGACGCGGTGCATACCCACGGCGACAACTCTACCGTACTGCCGACCGATACGCAGAAGAACACCGTGTATGCCCTGGCCAAGGAGCATTTCACGGGCACTATTGAGGAGTTTGGGCTGCATCTGGCGCACTTTTTCGTGACCCGCAACCCCCAGATCAGCCAGGCCCGCATCAGTATTGAAGAGCACAGCTGGCAGCGCATGCAGTTTGATGGGCAGGCACACACGCACGCCTTCACGGGCGGCAGCACCGAAAAGCGTACCACCGTAGTCACCCAAAACGCTGAGGGCCCCGTGGTGCTATCTGGCCTCAAAGACCTGCTGCTACTCAAAACCACTGATTCCGGCTTCGAGAACTTTATCCAGGATGAGTACACGGTGCTCAAGGAAACCGCCGACCGGATTCTGGCCACGCAGTGCGAGGCCACGTGGGAGTACACGGCCACGGCGCTGGATTTTGAGGCGCTGTTTCAGCAAATCCGGACCTCGTTGCTGCGCACGTTTTCTGAGCACAAGAGCCTCTCGGTGCAGCACACGCTCTATTCCATCGGCGAGAAGATTTTGCAGGAGCAGGAGGTCGTAAAAGAAGTCAGCCTCATCATGCCCAACAAGCACCATATTCCCTTCAATCTGGAGCAGTTTGGGTTGGAGAACAAGAACGAAATATTTGTGGCCACGGACGCGCCTTTCGGCTACATTACGGGTACCGTGGTGCGCGATTAA
- the allE gene encoding (S)-ureidoglycine aminohydrolase — MEISALTRSVVKHNHAIIAPDGYINSNVPGWTNCTVNVIINEQMGARLCQTIITLREGGRLEGQTQASQIFFYVVEGQVQTTVGGETRTLTTGQFVYVPIEQAYLFEQPTEGTQLLTFHKVYEPLAGYTVPGVLFGEKDDSKAPIYMNDEALRIQELLPNALGFDMAVNIFTYAPGGHLPMVETHIMEHGLLYLQGQAIYMLDQQWYPVKKGDSIWMAPYCQQWATTMGKEPSVYIYYKNVNRFPTVI, encoded by the coding sequence ATGGAAATATCTGCCCTTACCCGCTCTGTTGTCAAGCATAACCACGCCATCATCGCCCCCGATGGGTACATCAACAGCAATGTACCGGGCTGGACGAACTGCACTGTCAACGTCATCATCAATGAGCAAATGGGCGCCCGCCTGTGCCAGACCATCATTACGCTGCGCGAAGGCGGGCGCCTCGAAGGGCAGACGCAGGCTTCGCAGATTTTCTTCTATGTGGTAGAAGGCCAGGTGCAAACAACTGTGGGCGGCGAAACCCGAACCCTCACCACCGGACAGTTTGTGTATGTGCCCATCGAGCAGGCCTACCTGTTTGAGCAGCCTACCGAAGGCACCCAGCTCCTGACGTTTCATAAGGTGTATGAGCCGCTGGCTGGCTATACTGTGCCCGGCGTACTGTTCGGCGAAAAGGACGACAGCAAGGCGCCCATATACATGAACGATGAGGCCCTACGCATTCAGGAGCTGCTGCCCAATGCGCTGGGCTTCGATATGGCCGTGAACATTTTCACCTATGCCCCCGGCGGGCACCTGCCCATGGTGGAAACCCACATCATGGAGCACGGCCTGCTCTACCTGCAAGGCCAGGCCATTTATATGCTCGATCAGCAGTGGTATCCCGTCAAGAAAGGCGACTCCATCTGGATGGCGCCCTACTGCCAGCAGTGGGCCACCACCATGGGCAAGGAGCCTTCGGTGTACATCTACTACAAGAACGTGAACCGCTTCCCGACGGTGATTTAA
- a CDS encoding DUF6986 family protein, with translation MKLSIQDTDKAQLLDQLGEANRRFQHTYPGDKPDRQPVHTVYGGANLFKADTCVRMGDIALNNLHTYAPNFAELARMLQLKGHEHLPKLAQDVAALTARLDAMQPEERKHEQAWLAYSVYNKIVRKLQTEAVEDFRIDFEDGFGNRPDAEEDATAVQAATELALGMQKGTVSPFIGIRIKPFTEDMKARGIRTLDIFLTTLLEKTGGKLPENFVVMLPKVTIPEQMSTMVRFFELLEKANGLEPGTLKMETMVEATQIIMDEEGRNPLMRIIRASEGRCVAAHFGTYDYTASAGITARYQTMAHPVCDFAHHMTKVALGGTGIFLSDGATNVMPIGPHRGENLSYEQLRENRESVHNAWRQGFHHTTHSLINGLYQGWDLNPAQLPMRYAATYNFFLSSYDDAVHRLKTFVERAAISTLTGDIFDDAATGQGLLNFFLKALNCGAITEEEIKATGLTTAEIQTRSFFRILEGRRAQKA, from the coding sequence ATGAAGCTCAGCATCCAGGATACCGATAAAGCACAGCTCTTAGACCAACTCGGCGAAGCCAACCGCCGCTTCCAGCACACTTACCCCGGCGACAAGCCCGACCGCCAGCCGGTGCACACGGTATATGGCGGCGCCAACCTGTTTAAGGCCGATACCTGCGTGCGCATGGGCGACATTGCCCTGAACAACCTGCACACCTACGCCCCAAATTTCGCGGAGCTGGCCCGCATGCTGCAACTCAAAGGCCATGAGCACCTGCCGAAACTGGCCCAGGATGTGGCGGCGTTGACTGCGCGCCTAGATGCTATGCAGCCCGAGGAGCGCAAGCATGAGCAAGCGTGGCTAGCCTACTCGGTGTACAACAAGATTGTGCGTAAGCTCCAGACCGAAGCTGTGGAGGATTTCCGCATCGATTTTGAGGATGGCTTTGGCAACCGGCCCGATGCGGAGGAAGACGCCACCGCTGTGCAGGCCGCTACTGAGCTGGCACTGGGCATGCAAAAGGGCACCGTATCGCCGTTTATTGGCATCCGCATCAAGCCATTCACGGAAGATATGAAGGCCCGCGGCATCCGTACGCTGGATATTTTCCTGACAACGCTGCTGGAGAAAACCGGCGGTAAGCTGCCCGAGAACTTCGTGGTGATGCTGCCCAAAGTGACCATTCCGGAGCAGATGAGCACGATGGTACGCTTCTTCGAGCTGCTGGAAAAAGCCAATGGCCTAGAGCCCGGCACGCTGAAGATGGAAACGATGGTGGAGGCTACCCAGATCATCATGGATGAGGAAGGCCGCAACCCACTCATGCGCATCATTCGGGCCAGCGAAGGGCGTTGCGTGGCGGCCCACTTCGGCACCTACGACTACACCGCTTCGGCGGGTATCACGGCCAGGTACCAGACCATGGCCCACCCCGTCTGCGACTTTGCCCACCACATGACCAAAGTAGCGTTGGGCGGCACCGGCATTTTCCTGTCCGATGGGGCTACCAACGTAATGCCCATCGGCCCGCACCGCGGCGAAAACCTTTCATATGAGCAACTGCGCGAAAACCGCGAATCGGTGCACAACGCCTGGCGGCAGGGGTTCCACCACACCACGCACTCCCTCATCAATGGCCTTTATCAGGGCTGGGATTTGAACCCGGCCCAGCTGCCCATGCGCTACGCGGCCACCTATAACTTTTTCCTCAGCAGCTATGACGACGCGGTCCACCGTCTGAAAACCTTTGTGGAGCGCGCCGCCATTTCCACGCTTACGGGCGACATCTTCGACGATGCCGCCACCGGCCAAGGCTTGCTCAACTTCTTCCTGAAAGCCCTGAACTGCGGCGCCATCACGGAAGAGGAAATTAAGGCCACCGGCCTCACCACCGCCGAAATCCAGACCCGCTCCTTCTTCCGCATCCTGGAAGGCCGCCGCGCCCAGAAGGCCTAG
- a CDS encoding allantoate amidohydrolase produces the protein MEHYTERAARIMRRIEELAAISEDAQGITRRFGTPAFLQGSALVRSWMEASGLATRIDSIGNVRGRLVSQNPVAKTFVLASHIDTVVNAGKYDGPLGVLLGLDMLEHLMAQQVALPFHIELIAFSDEEGVRFHTTYLGSKVVAGSFDAGLLNRLDAHDISLADAITTIGGHPGHLTTDAIPAEDWLGYFEVHIEQGPVLWERQIPVALVAAIAGQQRVELTWRGMAGHAGTVPMELRQDALAGAAEFLLAVEQFGQTYKHVLVATVGKLEVRNAASNVIPGEVVCSLDMRSADAARLQVAYEELRNLTAAVAARRGLELDWNLIQYTAPVSCDAKLNNLLAQAITETGHEVVSLVSGAGHDAVPISAVAPATMLFVRCYKGISHNPLERVELPDLAATLPVTDRFLSLLIASY, from the coding sequence GTGGAACATTATACAGAACGCGCCGCCCGCATCATGAGGCGCATCGAAGAACTGGCCGCCATCAGCGAAGATGCGCAAGGCATCACGCGCAGGTTTGGCACGCCCGCGTTTCTGCAAGGCAGCGCTTTGGTGCGCTCCTGGATGGAAGCGAGTGGCCTAGCGACGCGCATAGACAGCATCGGCAACGTGCGCGGGCGGCTGGTGAGCCAGAACCCCGTCGCGAAAACCTTCGTGCTGGCCTCGCACATTGATACGGTGGTGAATGCCGGCAAATACGATGGCCCCCTGGGCGTACTGCTGGGGCTTGATATGCTGGAGCACTTGATGGCTCAGCAGGTTGCGCTGCCCTTTCACATCGAGCTGATTGCGTTCAGCGACGAAGAAGGCGTGCGGTTTCATACTACCTATCTGGGCAGCAAAGTGGTAGCCGGCTCCTTCGACGCTGGCTTGTTAAACAGGCTAGATGCCCATGACATTTCCCTGGCTGATGCTATTACCACAATCGGCGGCCACCCAGGCCACCTCACCACCGACGCCATTCCGGCCGAAGACTGGCTGGGCTATTTTGAGGTGCACATTGAGCAGGGCCCCGTACTCTGGGAGCGGCAGATTCCGGTGGCCTTGGTCGCGGCCATTGCCGGGCAGCAGCGTGTGGAGCTGACGTGGCGCGGCATGGCCGGGCACGCCGGCACCGTGCCCATGGAGTTGCGCCAGGATGCCCTGGCCGGCGCCGCCGAGTTTCTTCTGGCCGTGGAACAGTTCGGCCAAACATATAAACACGTGCTGGTAGCCACCGTGGGCAAGCTGGAAGTACGCAATGCGGCCAGCAACGTCATTCCCGGCGAAGTGGTCTGCAGCCTGGACATGCGCAGTGCCGATGCTGCGCGCCTGCAGGTGGCCTACGAGGAGCTGCGGAACCTGACAGCAGCCGTGGCCGCCCGTCGTGGCCTAGAGCTAGACTGGAACCTGATTCAGTACACCGCACCGGTTTCCTGCGACGCTAAATTGAATAACCTGCTCGCCCAGGCTATTACGGAAACGGGTCATGAAGTCGTGAGCCTGGTGAGCGGCGCCGGCCACGATGCCGTTCCCATATCGGCGGTGGCACCGGCTACTATGCTGTTTGTGCGCTGCTACAAGGGCATCAGCCACAACCCGCTGGAACGGGTGGAGCTACCAGACCTGGCCGCCACATTGCCGGTAACTGACCGGTTTCTTTCGTTACTTATCGCCTCCTACTAA
- a CDS encoding AI-2E family transporter, with protein sequence MAEISENIYTTRQQYVLLIVCLVGLAALILLGLGSYTTAFLGAGILYVVLRPWFAAMVHQRGWNRQLVTAGLLTFAFVVIIMPFSALSLMLVDRIRLYSQDTSQIMAVLHTIERKTGYTFTTEQNVRSLLQQSVSWLSQRLPSLASGVLHFTVVIGLMLFTLYFMFTQEEGFLRGLRRYLPFRHDTMHELGDSLKNNVNANVLGQALISLVQAILTGLTLWIFKVPDATFWGVVAFFMAFIPVLGTPLVWGPAAILKLTQGHTGQGVGILLVGVILVMNIDNLLRIVLAKRIGDIHPLITLAGVVLGVEIFGILGLVLGPLLLSYFMVLMQVFERENRLRPLIIRSRTDEPAGPDDTSQLNF encoded by the coding sequence ATGGCCGAAATCTCCGAAAACATCTACACTACCCGCCAGCAATACGTGCTGCTGATTGTGTGTCTGGTAGGGTTGGCCGCGCTTATTCTGCTGGGCCTTGGCAGCTACACCACGGCATTTCTGGGCGCGGGCATTCTGTATGTGGTGTTGCGGCCGTGGTTTGCGGCCATGGTGCACCAGCGCGGCTGGAACCGGCAGCTCGTGACGGCGGGGCTGCTTACGTTTGCTTTCGTCGTGATTATCATGCCGTTCTCGGCGCTCAGCCTGATGCTGGTAGACCGCATCCGGCTCTACAGCCAGGACACCAGCCAGATTATGGCCGTGCTGCACACCATTGAGCGCAAGACGGGCTACACCTTCACAACCGAGCAGAATGTTCGCTCTTTGCTGCAGCAAAGTGTCAGCTGGCTCAGCCAACGGCTGCCCTCGCTGGCCAGCGGCGTCCTGCACTTCACCGTGGTTATTGGCCTGATGCTGTTCACATTATACTTCATGTTCACGCAGGAAGAAGGCTTCCTGCGCGGCCTGCGCCGCTACCTGCCCTTCCGCCACGATACCATGCACGAGCTGGGCGATTCGCTGAAAAACAACGTGAATGCGAACGTGCTAGGCCAGGCCCTTATTTCCCTGGTACAGGCTATCCTGACGGGCCTCACCCTCTGGATTTTCAAGGTACCCGATGCTACATTCTGGGGTGTAGTGGCCTTTTTTATGGCCTTTATTCCGGTGCTGGGCACGCCGCTGGTGTGGGGGCCCGCTGCCATCCTGAAGCTCACCCAAGGCCACACGGGTCAGGGCGTGGGAATTTTGCTGGTGGGTGTCATCCTCGTGATGAACATCGATAACCTGCTGCGCATTGTGCTGGCCAAGCGCATCGGCGACATTCACCCGCTTATCACGCTGGCGGGCGTCGTGCTGGGCGTGGAGATTTTCGGGATTCTAGGCTTGGTGCTTGGGCCGCTGCTCCTTTCCTATTTCATGGTACTGATGCAGGTATTCGAGCGAGAAAACCGACTGCGCCCCCTTATTATCCGTAGCCGAACCGATGAACCCGCCGGCCCGGACGACACTAGCCAGCTCAACTTCTAG